A single window of Excalfactoria chinensis isolate bCotChi1 unplaced genomic scaffold, bCotChi1.hap2 Scaffold_84, whole genome shotgun sequence DNA harbors:
- the LOC140265292 gene encoding olfactory receptor 14A16-like, giving the protein MSNSSSISEFLLLPMGDTRQLQLLNFWLFLGIYLAALLGNGLISTAVACDHRLHTPMYFFLLNLALLDLGSISTTVPKAMANALWDTRAISYTACAAQLFVFSFFLSAEFFLLAIMSYDRYVAICKPLHYGTLLDGRTCAIMAAAAWGTGVLHSLLYTANTFSLPLCRGNAVDQFFCEMPHILKLSCSYPYLRNLGLMTLSASLFFGCFVFILLSYVQIFRAVLRMPSVQGRHKAFSTCLPHLAVVSLFISTGFFTYLKPQSTSSSAMDVLVAVLYSVVPPAVNPLIYSVRNQALKDAIWKLIKGVFYLYGNC; this is encoded by the coding sequence AtgtccaacagcagctccatcagcgagttcctcctgctgccaatGGGAGACAcacggcagctgcagctcctgaactTCTGGCTCTTcctgggcatctacctggctgccctcctgggcaatgGCCttatcagcacagccgtagcctgcgaccacCGCCTacacacccccatgtacttcttcctcctcaacctggctctcctcgacctgggcagcatctccaccactgtccccaaagccatggccaacgccctctgggacaccagggccatctcctacactgcgtgtgctgcacagctctttgtgttttcattctttctgtcagctgaatttttccttctcgccatcatgtcctatgaccgctacgttgccatctgcaagcccctgcactacgggaccctCCTGGATGGCAGAACTTGTGccatcatggcagcagctgcctggggcactggggttcTCCATTCCCTGCTGTACACTGCCAAtacattttcactgcctctctgccgAGGCAACGCTGTGGACCAGTTCTTCTGTGAGATGCCACACATTCTCAAGCTCTCTTGTTCGTACCCCTACCTCAGGAATCTCGGCCTCATGACACTCAGtgcatctttgttttttgggtgttttgtgttcattctgctttcttacGTGCAGATCTTCagggccgtgctgaggatgccctctgtgcagggacggcacaaagccttttccacgtgcctccctcacctggccgtggtctccctctTTATCAGCACTGGCTTCTTTACCTATCTGAAGCCCCAATCCACCTCCTCCTCAGCCATGGATGTGTTGGTGGCGGTTCTGTACTCCgtggtgcctccagcagtgaaccccctcatctacagcgTGCGGAACCAGGCACTGAAGGATGCCATTTGGAAACTTATTAAGGGTGTTTTTTacttgtatgggaactgctga